CTAGGCACCAAATACTTAATCTTATCCCAAATCAAGTTCTGTGCCAATGAAATCTTAAGCATGTGAGAGTTCTGGTCCTATTAAATGCACCAAACTATTGAAGTAGCATGGGTTGCACATTGCCACAAAAACTTAACCTGTTTACTTTCACCACAACCAAGAAAGCTAATCACTATAAATTGTTCTAGGGACTTGGGACACACCCAACATTCGCCTGAATGAGGAATTCCATAAAGCAACCTGGCAGAACAATTTAAGAACAGTTGAGTGACAAATTCTCTGCACACACCACACATCACAAACACATTAGGGGAAGAACTAGCCCccctttttttaatatcatctgTCCTGTATTGTGtcatcataataagttaataacctTTTGGCTTTTGAAATTAGATCTTTTTGCTGTTATCAGCTGACTATTACCTTgcttatgatattttaaaatgtaatttgataaatttatcattGTCTTTGGTAGATACGCAGATTTAGACTTAGCATGTACAACTTCAGTTTGGTAGTTCATGAGATATAAAGAGCTTAGATCAATGTGTTGTGTACTTTTTTGTGTTTGATGTAGAAGTATGAGTATTGTGCATacttttccttccttttctccACAGACAATTGTCTGATAGTGACTAGTGAGATTTCTATCAGTAATCAGTTAAGTTTGGTTTAAGCTCTTTTATTATCTTCACAGACAATTGTCTGATGCTCTTTACTATTTATGCATAAATAGGTTTCACCAAATTTAAACTGAAAAATATGCTTCTGCacattctaatttttatttgaatcgaAACCCTGCATCATTGTTACTCATAAAGAGAAAGATGATGTATCCCATTCATAATAATTGATTTTGGACTGGTCTCTCTGAATAAGACGGATAGCCATTAATATTTATGCTTGTGCCGAGCAGCAATCATCAGTGCATTAtaggaatttattttttttcctgacaTTTCTGATAGGACCCGGGAAGTTATTTCTTGAATGTACTTTCTTCGACATTTGATTTGACCCACCCAATTGTGTATTATGTCTGTGCTTTCTTTAATGGTCACCACTAACTTATTTTCCCAATAATTATGTCCATCCAGTGACGAACCCCATGTTTTCAAAACCTTGAAGTTGGTATTGTTTTCAGGATTGTAttccaatattattattataatctaTTTGACTTGAATTCTCTGTTTTAAACAGTTTGACTATTTATGAAACTATGTAAATGCTCCTCATTTTTTCGGACTTGGGGACTTTAGTGCTGTAGTACTCTTATGTTTTATGAacttcaataatttattttcttatttcctACTGGCAGAGACACCTGAATGAGGGTGATCCAGGCAGAGTGAGTGAGGAGAATCAACTTTATCTGCAGAAGAACTGGAGGACCGGATGAATCAGTTCACCTACATTATGCAGCAGAAGTTTCTATTAGGGAAAGATCACGAACATCTTGATTACACTAAAATAGATAATGACGAGGCCCTTGACGATATTTTGCTGATGACTGAACAAACTGAACTATGGCATCATACTGGGTAATGGGGATTCAGATTCGCCTTTGTCCATATTGAAATCTACATTGTACGTAAATAAGTTACAGGTGTATATTCTTAATATaaagtttctttaatttctttgtagaATATGATTATTGATTGTGATAGGAACTCGGAAGCTTGGCATGGGTCGCTTCTTGCATTTTCCGCAATTACTcggtttttatttttgcaataagaaaaaaaaatcggtTGTGACTATACAAGATCAATACTATAtagtattacaaaaaaatatagtattatttatacaaggaattttgattaaatattaaataatattataagtcAATACATAAAAAGTTAAGGTGAAAAATGAAATAGtattagattaattaatttaattacaatgcAATGATAATATAAACGAATTATAGTCctttttatgtaaaattatagtcagttataaattgatatatgatatatatcataaaattataataattatatctaaGATGATTTACATTTACTATAAAAGGTACAGCAAAATTATTGTACTGTATAAAATGGGGTGGATGTGGATGTCCTTGGGAACAAATATCTCATTGTGGAACCAAAAACATGGTACGACAACAACACggacgcaaaaaaaaaaaaaaacaagagggtCCCACCGAAACAATGTTGGAGCAAGTACGCAGGAGACACGTAGACGCAGAGAGAGGGAGTTACTAAAAATGAGATTTCGTTTGGAGGGAGTTGCATCAACGACAAACACTGGTGGGAGGGAGAAAGGAAGGAATGAATGAAGGAAAgtcttatatttaataattgctaattagtaattaattaattaattaatgaaacaaacaaaCTAATCTGTCATTTCTGTTGTCGGAGAAGAATGAATCCTGAGAACAAGACACTcacaagaacaagaagaagCATTTAGAATCGAAATTGGAAGAGAAGCATAAGGAGGGTATGAATGATTACaaaggaagagaaggagaaaGTAGTGTTGTTGTTCGGAAGCGATTCAAGGagaagcagcaacaacaacaacaacaacccttTCCTTCCACAAGGGCCATCATCAACCAACAACACCGTCGCTGTGCCTCCCTCCCCAACAACACTCAATACGGTTAGTCATCTCATCTTTCTTTACAATTAATCGCTCGTTTTTTCTCCCTTTATCCCTTAATTCGAACAaccatttcaattcttttttcttttatttaagaaaacaaaatcacCAATCTTCCATTCCATCTGAAACGTCGCCTTCTTACACATCTCGCATGCACTAATTGAACGTGGCATCgtttatatatttcattatgGAAGCCTGCAGAAAATGATTTCTCTTAGTTGGCACGTCTTATTGTTAATTATACCTTTATTTCCATTACTGTGAAAGCCCCATCATTTCAAGTTTCattcttgaaaataaaattcaaagggGATGCTATTGGATGGCAAGAGGAGGATTCTAGAATTGTCTAATATCTCTGTTGGTTTTCTACTTTTTAAGGTTTAAATGAATGCTCCGTGAACTTGGAATGAAACCATGTATGGTTATGTGCAACTTTTTCGAACTTGTTGGTTCTAtaagataaaaaggaaaaggacaatgaaaatgaaaatttgccAGCGGGATGGAATGGACCTATTGTGCACGGCAGAGTTTTGGGCTATGTTTAGATTTCCGTTTAAAATGCGGTGCACGAATTTCAAGATAAATTTAATGATTCACAAACTCAGTTTTGCAAAAGGAAGGGTCTGGATGCTTTTGTATACCTCATTTTGCCTCAAAAGTCTATTTGAAACGATAAAACAAACATGCACTTGGACACATTATAATTacttgggtttttttttatcagccaatgttagtttgttagttttgttagaatGTTACTGGTGTAATTTGAACAACTGGGGCTGACTTTAATTCGCCGATCTTTATTTTCTGTGTATTGGGTGCAGAGGAATCTGAAACAGATGTCGAAGTGTCTGATGTTAGCGTTTCAGAAGGGGATGACACATCTTGGATTTCATGGTTTTGCAATTTGAGAGGAAATGAATTCTTTTGCGAAGTGGATGATGATTTCGTGCAAGATGATTTCAACCTTTGTGGATTAAGTAGTCAAGTGCCTTACTATGATTATGCACTTGATTTGATTTTGGATGTTGAGTCCTCCCACGGTAAGCATATTCTTTTCTTACTTGAATTCAATATTTGTTCTATAATGCAATTTCAAGTTGTTTGATGAAATTGGAAGCACTTGTTTTTCTCTTGCTATGAAGTAAGGCAAAATCTTCTTCCCTTGATGCTAAATTCAACTGTTTTTCTTAAAAGGCAAAGAGgaatatatattatagattCAGGTAAAGTGTGTAACTGTGTATACAAAATCTGTACAAGCTGTACTGTATAATTCTAAGCTAAGTGTAGCTATACCAAAAAACCACATAGCATGCTAAACTCAAGTTGTTCACCGATATGACTTTAACTCTGAAATCCTCTTTGGCTATTCTTCTACTTGCTTGATTGACTGTAACTGATGGTCCATTGATTAGGAGACACGTTCACAGAGGACCAAAATGAGTTAATTGAATCTGCAGCAGAAATGCTTTATGGTCTGATTCATGCCCGGTACATTTTGACAAGCAAAGGAATGGCTGCAATGGTATGATTTTTCTCCTAGTTATCCTGTTTTTTGATACTTTGCTGTGGACAAAATTGGCACTGGTAAATGACACTAGATTATCTACAGCTTCACAAGTACAAAAACTATGACTTTGGCCGATGTCCAAGAGTTTTCTGCTCTGGACAACCCTGCCTTCCAGTTGGCCAGTCAGATGTTCCTAGGTCAAGTACTGTAAAGATATATTGCCCCAGGTGTGAAGACATTTACTACCCAAAGTCCAAGTATCAAGGTAGTATCCTTTGAAATGCCTTGTTTAACACTTGAACTCCTCTcaactatatttatattttctttttgaaattttggatTTTGTTATTCTTCGATCTATGCGCTTTATCATTGCCTTCtagatttttgtttaatttgtccGTCAATTAAGGTTTTAACTTGTTCGCTGTCATATATTAAGTTTTGGCTTTTGAGCATTTCACTTCTCTCTTACATTTACTGGCTGCTTGTtgccttttcttttcatattggtatctaaaataaaaaaatagaaaagaaaatgtgtgcTGATCTCAAGGTCTTCCTCAAGCATGGTTTAATTATCAATAAGAATGACAAAAGAAACTGATTACTAATTctcaaaaaatttctttaacttGAATGAGCTAGTAAAATATACACAaaaaagtcacaatttttaCTTGGATTTGTTGGTGCTGGTATTTGAGACTAAACTatcatatattaaatatgatGATTAGGGGAATAAACACATAATATTATATCTACCTGTTGAAGTCTGTGTATCTTGTACCTTTTGAAGTTTTTGTTTTGCTATAATAATGGGTGGATACTCAAACACATCATAAGGTATTTCATAATCAAGTCCTTTGATTATTACAGACATGTGATTAGTAATGTAGTAGGTTATGTCTCAACTACACTGTTTGATATTATATCTTAGAAGTTTCTGTTGGCTAGATAAAGGCATGTTCTTCTGCCGTACCTCTTTGATTATAAGTACAGTTTTTGAAGTTTCTGAATTGTAtgctttgaaggaaaaaaaaaaactggaaaCTTGCAGGGTTTTCTTTACACATTTTTTACACAGTTGCTATTTGAATTTATAGAGAAATAAGTGGTAACAAATTAATCTTAGGTTATGAATAT
This region of Glycine soja cultivar W05 chromosome 17, ASM419377v2, whole genome shotgun sequence genomic DNA includes:
- the LOC114393893 gene encoding casein kinase II subunit beta-1-like isoform X2, with protein sequence MNDYKGREGESSVVVRKRFKEKQQQQQQQPFPSTRAIINQQHRRCASLPNNTQYEESETDVEVSDVSVSEGDDTSWISWFCNLRGNEFFCEVDDDFVQDDFNLCGLSSQVPYYDYALDLILDVESSHGDTFTEDQNELIESAAEMLYGLIHARYILTSKGMAAMLHKYKNYDFGRCPRVFCSGQPCLPVGQSDVPRSSTVKIYCPRCEDIYYPKSKYQDIDGAYFGATFPHLFLMTYGNLKPQKQSQNYVPRVFGFKVHKS
- the LOC114393893 gene encoding casein kinase II subunit beta-1-like isoform X1 translates to MNDYKGREGESSVVVRKRFKEKQQQQQQQPFPSTRAIINQQHRRCASLPNNTQYEESETDVEVSDVSVSEGDDTSWISWFCNLRGNEFFCEVDDDFVQDDFNLCGLSSQVPYYDYALDLILDVESSHGDTFTEDQNELIESAAEMLYGLIHARYILTSKGMAAMLHKYKNYDFGRCPRVFCSGQPCLPVGQSDVPRSSTVKIYCPRCEDIYYPKSKYQGNIDGAYFGATFPHLFLMTYGNLKPQKQSQNYVPRVFGFKVHKS